The genomic region GAAGTTCGAGATCCCCGACGAGTTCCCGCCCGAGGTGATCGAGGAGGCCGAAGTTCGAACGGAGGACATCGGGAGCGAGATCGAGGCGGAGGTCGACGACCGGCGCGATCTGCGCGATCTCACGACGTGGACGACCGACCCGATCGACGCCCAGGACTTCGACGACGCCATCTCGATCGAGGAGGACGACGAGGAGTTCGTGCTGTGGGTCCACATCGCCGACGTGACCCACTACGTCACCCCCGAGACGTCGATGTGGTCCTCGGCGGTCGAGCGGGCCAACACCGTCTACCTGCCCGCCTACACGGTCCACATGCTGCCGCCGATGCTGGCCGAGACGGTCTGCTCGCTCGTGCCCAACGAGGACCGACTGGCCCACACGGTGGAGATGCACCTGGACAAGGAGACGCTGTCGTACGACGAGATCGAGATCTACAAGTCGGTGATCGAGTCGGACGAACGGCTGACCTACGCGCAGGCCGAAAACCGGCTCGAAGACCCCGACGCGCCGCTGCACGAGGAGTGCGTGCTGGTCCACGACCTGGCCGACCGGATGCACGAGCAGCGAAAGGAGGACGGATCGCTGGTGTTGAACCCCCGTAGGGACCGCGCCCACACCATCATCGAGGAGTGCATGCTGAAGGCGAACAAGGCCGTGACCCACGAACTGATGTGGGGCCGCGGGGTCGAGGCGATGTACCGCGTCCACCCCCAGCCGACCCCCGAGGAGTGGGACAAGGCGCTCCAAGAGATCCAGGAACTCGACGGCGTTTCCATCCCCGGCGCGTCGTGGGACGACCCCCGGAAGGCGGTCAACGCCACCCTGGAGGAGGCGCCCGAACGCCAACTGGGGAAGATCCAGTGGGCGGTGATGAAGGTGATGCCACGGGCCCGGTACATGAACGACCCGTTCGGCGGGCACCACGCGCTGAACTTCGAGATCTACGGGCACTTCACCAGCCCCATTCGGCGCCTATCGGACCTCATCAACCACTGGATCGTCCACACGAACGACGTGCCCGAGGACCTCGTCGCGCTGTGTGACCGGGCCTCCGACCGGCAGAAGGCCGCCGAACGGTGCGAGCGCGAGTACAAACAGTTCCTCGAGGAGGTCGGACTCGACCCCAACGCGGTGAACAACCGCGGGATCGAAGTCGTAGACGAGGACGAGGCCAACTGAGCGCGGCGCGGGACCGGCCGGTTTCCGAGGGCGTGCGAACCGGCGCGTCATGCCGTGAGCGGACGGCGGGACCGTGAGCGAGGCGTCGACGGACACCGTCCGTCGCCGTGGTCGGTTCCGAGCAGGGGTCCGCCCGCTCCGTGACCGTCCCCGACGGATCGGACTCGACCGCCCGAGGGACACCGGCCCCTCAGCGGGTTCGGTCGGAGTCGCTCGGAGGGAGACTCCCGATATCGGACGGAGACGGGGCTCTCGCGGGGTCGAATCGGGAGGAACGGTGAAAACGGAGAACGGGACCAGCCCGGTCGGGCGTCCCGTCGAAAAGTGGAGGAGAGCGCCAGCGGGTTCAGTAGTGGCGTTCGTTACCGTTGACCTTCTTCGCGGCCCATTTCTTCGCGTCCTGTGCGAGCAGTTTGTAGTTCTCTGCTTTACTCATACACGAGTTAATATGCGGCCACGGGTTAAAAGTCTAACGAATCGCTGACATATTCCGGATGATTGACAGATATATACTTATGTTGAAATGAAGAACGATGAAATTTGATGAACGATCG from Halalkalicoccus sp. NIPERK01 harbors:
- a CDS encoding ribonuclease R family protein, which gives rise to MSDAQSEAGTVEGQGPVEIDEQLARHLENKREELFEKFEIPDEFPPEVIEEAEVRTEDIGSEIEAEVDDRRDLRDLTTWTTDPIDAQDFDDAISIEEDDEEFVLWVHIADVTHYVTPETSMWSSAVERANTVYLPAYTVHMLPPMLAETVCSLVPNEDRLAHTVEMHLDKETLSYDEIEIYKSVIESDERLTYAQAENRLEDPDAPLHEECVLVHDLADRMHEQRKEDGSLVLNPRRDRAHTIIEECMLKANKAVTHELMWGRGVEAMYRVHPQPTPEEWDKALQEIQELDGVSIPGASWDDPRKAVNATLEEAPERQLGKIQWAVMKVMPRARYMNDPFGGHHALNFEIYGHFTSPIRRLSDLINHWIVHTNDVPEDLVALCDRASDRQKAAERCEREYKQFLEEVGLDPNAVNNRGIEVVDEDEAN